From the genome of Bosea sp. Tri-49, one region includes:
- a CDS encoding SURF1 family protein, translated as MTDQIASASRPKLLMPALLTVIGVGVLFYLGAWQWQRMDEKRAFITRLETQAAGSAAQLPPASDWPRLDLAAVDLTRAIAKGSYLDGIAGVRTTIAAGPPGSRQLSGFGRWVFQGFRLEDGATILINRGFVPESRFATITPASGQATVTGFLRIPEARNSFTPADLPQQREFYTRDPAAIAASLGLPAAAPFYLEAERQSDGLTPPAGVNAKELIARIPDNHLQYALTWWGLALTLIGVFGAYAWQARRPTQSG; from the coding sequence GTGACCGATCAGATTGCTTCCGCTAGCCGCCCGAAGCTGCTGATGCCGGCCCTGCTGACCGTCATCGGCGTCGGCGTGCTCTTCTACCTCGGCGCCTGGCAATGGCAGCGCATGGACGAGAAGCGCGCCTTCATCACGCGGCTGGAGACGCAAGCCGCAGGTTCCGCTGCCCAGCTGCCGCCGGCGAGCGACTGGCCGCGGCTCGACCTCGCGGCTGTCGATCTCACAAGGGCGATCGCCAAGGGCAGTTACCTCGACGGCATCGCCGGCGTGCGCACCACCATCGCCGCCGGCCCGCCGGGTTCGCGCCAGCTCTCCGGCTTCGGCCGTTGGGTCTTCCAGGGTTTTCGGCTGGAAGACGGCGCGACGATCCTGATCAATCGCGGCTTCGTACCCGAAAGCCGCTTTGCGACGATCACCCCGGCAAGCGGCCAGGCGACCGTCACCGGCTTCCTGCGCATCCCGGAGGCTCGCAACAGCTTCACCCCCGCCGACCTGCCGCAGCAGCGCGAATTCTATACGCGAGACCCGGCAGCGATTGCCGCATCTCTCGGCCTGCCCGCAGCGGCGCCGTTCTATCTCGAAGCCGAGCGGCAGAGCGACGGGTTGACGCCGCCGGCCGGCGTCAACGCCAAGGAGCTGATCGCCCGCATCCCGGACAACCATCTGCAATATGCGCTGACCTGGTGGGGGCTGGCGCTGACGCTGATCGGGGTGTTCGGCGCCTATGCCTGGCAGGCGCGGAGGCCGACGCAGAGCGGCTAA
- a CDS encoding DUF983 domain-containing protein produces MAQPQITPPSPFSTGLAGRCPRCGEGKLFDGYLKLKPRCAACGLDFAFADSADGPAVFIMLIAGFFVLGLALYVEIAYTPPIWLHLLLWLPLALVTCLGLLRPMKGLAVALQYANKAEEGRLKK; encoded by the coding sequence ATGGCGCAGCCGCAGATCACCCCGCCCTCCCCGTTCTCAACGGGTCTGGCCGGCCGCTGCCCGCGCTGTGGCGAGGGCAAGCTGTTCGACGGCTATCTCAAGCTGAAGCCGCGCTGCGCCGCCTGCGGACTGGACTTCGCCTTCGCCGATTCGGCCGACGGGCCGGCCGTGTTCATCATGCTGATCGCCGGCTTCTTCGTGCTCGGCCTCGCGCTCTATGTCGAGATCGCCTACACGCCGCCGATCTGGCTGCATCTCCTGCTCTGGCTGCCGCTGGCGCTCGTCACCTGCCTCGGGTTGCTGCGGCCGATGAAGGGCCTGGCAGTCGCCTTGCAGTACGCCAACAAGGCCGAAGAAGGCAGGCTGAAGAAGTGA
- a CDS encoding GNAT family N-acetyltransferase codes for MALFRFATDPPARPLIRTQNLIMRAPLAGDYSAWASLRMESRDFLTPWEPVWSEDDLTRTSFRLRVKRAAREIASDEAYSLFILDAHSEALLGGLTLGLVRRGVAQACTLGYWMGQRHAGKGHMTEAVRGALNFAFSELALHRVEAACLPNNEPSRRLLERVGFTREGEARGYLRINGVWADHLLYGMLSSEPRRPSEIDRKL; via the coding sequence ATGGCGCTCTTCCGCTTCGCCACCGACCCGCCGGCACGGCCGCTGATCAGGACGCAGAACCTGATCATGCGTGCCCCGCTTGCCGGCGACTATTCGGCCTGGGCGAGCCTGCGGATGGAGAGCCGCGACTTCCTGACCCCCTGGGAGCCGGTCTGGAGCGAGGACGATTTGACCCGCACCTCGTTCCGCCTGCGCGTCAAGCGCGCCGCCCGCGAGATCGCATCCGACGAGGCCTACTCGCTGTTCATCCTCGACGCTCATTCGGAAGCCCTGCTCGGCGGGTTGACACTCGGCCTGGTCCGGCGCGGCGTCGCACAAGCCTGCACGCTCGGCTACTGGATGGGCCAGCGCCATGCCGGCAAGGGCCATATGACCGAAGCGGTGCGCGGCGCGCTCAACTTCGCCTTCTCCGAGCTCGCCTTGCACAGGGTCGAAGCGGCCTGTCTGCCAAATAACGAACCGTCGCGCCGACTGCTGGAACGGGTCGGCTTCACGCGCGAAGGCGAGGCGCGCGGTTATCTGCGCATCAACGGCGTCTGGGCCGACCATCTGCTCTACGGCATGCTCTCCTCGGAGCCGCGTCGCCCGTCCGAAATTGACCGCAAGCTGTGA
- the thrC gene encoding threonine synthase — protein MLHISTRGEAPSLSFADALLAGLARDGGLYLPQTLPRLGTPEIASFAGKPYAEVAELVVGALADGDIAADALKAMIGEAYGTFRHPAVCPLVQLGDNLFSLELFHGPTLAFKDVAMQLLGRLMDHVLAQRGERATIVGATSGDTGSAAIDAFKGLERVDVFILYPEGRVSDVQRRQMTTVEADNVHAIAIEGTFDDCQNLVKALFNHHAFRDETRLSGVNSINWARIAAQVVYYFTAASALGSPHRPVSFAVPSGNFGDILAGWIAKQMGLPVGRLMIGTNSNDILARTLETGVYEMRGVAATTSPSMDIQISSNFERLLFEAHGRDGAAVRRLMQSLQQSGRFEIAPEPLARIRADFDAVSQDEASIAAEIGTTWREASYLLDPHSAIGVAAGRKLLANDPATPVVALGTAHPAKFPAAVAAASGVTPALPEHLSDLMERKERFSVLPNDQSKLERFVAERARAVRSAAA, from the coding sequence GTGCTGCATATTTCGACCCGTGGCGAAGCGCCGTCGCTCTCCTTCGCCGACGCGCTGCTCGCCGGACTCGCCCGTGACGGCGGCCTCTATCTGCCGCAGACGCTGCCGCGCCTCGGCACGCCGGAAATCGCGAGCTTCGCCGGTAAACCCTATGCTGAAGTAGCCGAGCTGGTCGTTGGCGCGCTAGCCGATGGCGACATCGCGGCCGATGCGCTGAAAGCGATGATCGGCGAGGCCTATGGCACGTTCCGCCATCCGGCGGTCTGCCCGCTCGTCCAGCTCGGCGACAACCTGTTTTCGCTCGAGCTCTTCCATGGCCCGACACTCGCCTTCAAGGACGTGGCGATGCAGCTGCTCGGGCGGCTGATGGACCATGTGCTGGCGCAGCGTGGCGAGCGCGCCACCATCGTCGGCGCGACCTCGGGCGACACCGGCAGCGCCGCGATCGACGCCTTCAAGGGGCTGGAGCGCGTCGACGTCTTCATCCTCTATCCGGAAGGCCGCGTCTCCGACGTGCAGCGCCGGCAGATGACCACCGTCGAAGCCGACAATGTCCACGCCATCGCGATCGAAGGCACGTTCGACGACTGCCAGAACCTGGTGAAGGCGCTGTTCAACCATCACGCCTTCCGCGACGAGACCCGACTCTCCGGTGTCAACTCGATCAACTGGGCGCGGATCGCGGCGCAGGTCGTCTACTATTTCACCGCTGCGAGCGCGCTCGGCTCGCCTCACCGCCCGGTCTCCTTCGCAGTGCCGAGCGGCAATTTCGGCGATATCCTCGCCGGCTGGATCGCCAAGCAGATGGGGCTGCCGGTCGGCCGGCTGATGATCGGCACCAACAGCAACGACATCCTGGCGCGCACGCTTGAGACCGGCGTCTACGAGATGCGCGGGGTCGCGGCGACGACCTCGCCCTCGATGGACATCCAGATCTCCTCGAATTTCGAGCGGCTGCTGTTCGAGGCGCATGGCCGCGACGGCGCCGCCGTGCGCCGGCTGATGCAGTCACTGCAGCAATCCGGCCGCTTCGAGATCGCCCCCGAGCCGCTCGCTCGCATCCGCGCCGATTTCGATGCGGTGTCGCAGGACGAGGCTTCGATTGCTGCCGAGATCGGCACGACCTGGCGAGAGGCCAGCTATCTGCTCGACCCGCATAGCGCGATCGGCGTCGCCGCCGGGCGCAAGCTGCTCGCGAACGACCCAGCGACGCCGGTAGTTGCACTCGGCACCGCCCACCCGGCCAAATTCCCGGCGGCGGTCGCGGCGGCGAGCGGCGTCACGCCCGCTCTGCCTGAGCATCTGTCCGACCTGATGGAGCGCAAGGAGCGTTTCAGCGTGCTGCCCAACGACCAGAGCAAACTCGAGCGTTTCGTCGCCGAGCGGGCCCGGGCTGTGCGGAGCGCCGCAGCATGA
- a CDS encoding M16 family metallopeptidase, with translation MKAIKTLKAKTDKPKSVKQGEAAGHDPAVSLTTLPSGLRIVSERMAHASTVSLGIWIGAGARDELPHEHGLAHLLEHMAFKGTARRSALQIAEEIESVGGDLNAATSVEYTCYTARVLGQDLPLAVDILADILTAPALSEEELAREKGVILQEIGAVQDTPDDLVYDRFLQAAFPEQPLGRPILGTAETVNSFTPDAIRAYLGRHYHAGNMVLAAAGAVDHDELVALAEASLAALQPKPAAAPAPRAQASYHGGEARIDGDEEQVHIVLGFPGKPFTNGAHYPLQIFSAVLGGGLSSRLFQEVRERRGLAYAIDAFHWPFSDCGVFGISAGTAPEDVGELVEVALDCLSQAARDVSEIEVARARAQMKVGLLASLESPGGKLEQMARQVLVFGRAIPREELARRLDAVSLADVRAAGQALLDGVVTVAAVGPLDDLAPVAALRAMLARAA, from the coding sequence ATGAAGGCGATCAAGACGTTGAAGGCCAAGACGGACAAGCCGAAGAGCGTGAAACAGGGTGAGGCAGCCGGCCACGACCCCGCCGTCAGCCTGACGACGCTGCCCTCCGGCCTGCGCATCGTTTCCGAGCGCATGGCCCATGCCTCGACCGTCTCGCTCGGCATCTGGATCGGCGCCGGCGCGCGGGACGAGCTGCCACATGAGCACGGCCTCGCCCATCTGCTCGAGCACATGGCGTTCAAGGGCACGGCCCGGCGTTCCGCCCTCCAGATCGCCGAAGAGATCGAGAGTGTCGGCGGCGACCTCAATGCCGCGACATCAGTCGAATACACCTGCTACACCGCCCGCGTACTCGGCCAGGACCTGCCGCTGGCGGTCGATATCCTCGCCGACATCCTGACCGCGCCCGCCCTCAGCGAAGAAGAGCTGGCGCGCGAGAAGGGCGTGATCCTGCAGGAGATCGGCGCCGTCCAGGATACGCCGGACGATCTCGTCTATGACCGCTTCCTGCAGGCAGCCTTCCCGGAGCAGCCGCTCGGTCGCCCGATCCTCGGCACCGCCGAGACGGTCAACAGCTTCACGCCCGACGCAATCCGCGCCTATCTCGGCCGTCATTACCATGCCGGCAACATGGTGCTGGCGGCAGCTGGCGCCGTCGATCACGACGAGCTCGTCGCGCTGGCCGAAGCCTCGCTCGCCGCCCTGCAGCCGAAGCCTGCCGCGGCGCCCGCTCCGCGCGCGCAGGCCAGCTATCACGGCGGCGAAGCCCGCATCGACGGCGACGAGGAGCAGGTCCATATCGTCCTCGGCTTCCCCGGCAAGCCGTTCACCAATGGCGCGCATTATCCGCTGCAGATCTTCTCGGCTGTGCTCGGCGGAGGCCTGTCCTCGCGGCTGTTCCAGGAGGTGCGCGAGCGCCGCGGCCTCGCCTATGCGATCGACGCCTTCCACTGGCCTTTCTCCGATTGCGGCGTTTTCGGCATCAGTGCCGGCACAGCGCCGGAGGATGTCGGCGAATTGGTCGAGGTCGCGCTCGACTGCCTGAGCCAGGCGGCCCGTGACGTCAGCGAGATCGAGGTCGCCCGGGCCCGGGCCCAGATGAAGGTCGGGCTCCTGGCCTCGCTGGAAAGCCCTGGCGGCAAGCTCGAGCAGATGGCGCGGCAGGTGCTCGTCTTCGGCCGGGCGATCCCACGCGAGGAACTGGCGCGCCGGCTCGATGCGGTCAGCCTCGCCGATGTGCGCGCAGCCGGTCAGGCCCTGCTCGACGGCGTAGTCACCGTCGCGGCCGTCGGCCCGCTCGACGACCTCGCTCCGGTGGCCGCCCTGCGGGCCATGCTGGCGCGGGCCGCCTGA